The Saccharothrix variisporea genome has a segment encoding these proteins:
- a CDS encoding ABC transporter family substrate-binding protein: MRRSKAVSALALLTGAALVLSACGGGGTSGDQGGQQNADPGKIGGQDELFKRPKVDDIGEVAIAVEEGMDDYQNYIGASNSFANTIALSNVIPSPYFTDYVDGKLVIKVDGDLMESIKVTSNDPQVIEWKVRKEAVWQDGEPVDCDDFYLKWLAATSKATVKGEDGKEASIWDTTPTGYENIEKLECSDNDKTITTTFFKDKPYADYRGIFSSPGSDGILPAHVLEKKTGIADITKIKPEDTGEQVTKAAEFFTKGWRGFDKELSLSAGPYMIESTDLKNLTVLVRNPKWWGNPGGPSRVLLKTNTDSQSATQQLQNKEVQVIAPQADPAVAQQLRGDGAFQVFAAGGQTFEHVDFNMDRALFKQNKELRLAIAQCFDNQGLVDKLIKDVDPAAKPLGSLTMMPNEVGYEDHYGDVGKGDVAAAKKTLEDAGWKQGGDGIYTKGEFRASFKLGHKVVQRRSDTVRILQDKCRQAGIEIVDDQADDFNSKRLTASEFDAALFAWVGQPLKSGAYGNYATKDAGGSGNYNNYSNKKVDETWKAANGELDYQKRIKMMNDIDKLMRDDLHSVPLFQLPDFAAATADIGPIAYVGVSGGVTWNLFAWQKKK; the protein is encoded by the coding sequence ATGAGGAGATCAAAGGCTGTCTCGGCGCTTGCGCTGTTGACCGGCGCCGCACTCGTGCTGAGTGCGTGTGGTGGCGGCGGCACCAGCGGCGACCAGGGTGGCCAGCAGAACGCCGACCCCGGCAAGATCGGTGGTCAGGACGAGCTGTTCAAGCGACCGAAGGTGGACGACATCGGCGAGGTCGCCATCGCCGTTGAAGAGGGCATGGACGACTACCAGAACTACATTGGTGCGTCCAACAGCTTCGCGAACACGATCGCGCTGTCCAACGTGATCCCCTCGCCGTACTTCACCGACTACGTCGACGGCAAGCTCGTGATCAAGGTCGACGGCGACCTGATGGAGTCCATCAAGGTCACCTCGAACGACCCGCAGGTCATCGAGTGGAAGGTCCGCAAGGAGGCCGTCTGGCAGGATGGCGAGCCGGTCGACTGCGACGACTTCTACCTCAAGTGGCTGGCGGCGACGAGCAAGGCCACCGTCAAGGGCGAGGACGGCAAGGAAGCGTCGATCTGGGACACGACGCCGACGGGCTACGAGAACATCGAGAAGCTCGAGTGCTCGGACAACGACAAGACGATCACCACGACCTTCTTCAAGGACAAGCCGTACGCCGACTACCGGGGCATCTTCTCCTCGCCCGGTAGCGACGGCATCCTCCCGGCCCACGTGCTGGAGAAGAAGACCGGCATCGCCGACATCACCAAGATCAAGCCGGAGGACACCGGCGAGCAGGTGACCAAGGCGGCCGAGTTCTTCACCAAGGGCTGGCGGGGCTTCGACAAGGAGCTGTCGCTGTCCGCGGGTCCGTACATGATCGAGTCCACGGACCTGAAGAACCTGACCGTGCTGGTCCGCAACCCGAAGTGGTGGGGCAACCCCGGCGGTCCGTCCCGGGTCCTGCTGAAGACCAACACCGACTCGCAGTCGGCCACCCAGCAGCTGCAGAACAAGGAAGTCCAGGTCATCGCGCCGCAGGCCGACCCCGCGGTCGCCCAGCAGCTGCGTGGTGACGGCGCCTTCCAGGTCTTCGCCGCCGGTGGTCAGACCTTCGAGCACGTCGACTTCAACATGGACCGCGCGCTGTTCAAGCAGAACAAGGAACTGCGCCTGGCCATCGCCCAGTGCTTCGACAACCAGGGCCTGGTCGACAAGCTGATCAAGGACGTGGACCCGGCCGCCAAGCCGCTGGGCTCGCTGACCATGATGCCGAACGAGGTCGGTTACGAGGACCACTACGGCGACGTCGGCAAGGGTGACGTGGCCGCGGCCAAGAAGACGCTGGAAGACGCCGGCTGGAAGCAGGGCGGCGACGGCATCTACACCAAGGGCGAGTTCCGCGCCTCCTTCAAGCTGGGCCACAAGGTCGTCCAGCGCCGCTCCGACACCGTCCGCATCCTGCAGGACAAGTGCCGCCAGGCGGGCATCGAGATCGTCGACGACCAGGCCGACGACTTCAACTCCAAGCGGCTCACCGCGAGCGAGTTCGACGCGGCGCTGTTCGCGTGGGTCGGCCAGCCGCTGAAGTCCGGCGCGTACGGCAACTACGCGACCAAGGACGCCGGTGGTTCGGGTAACTACAACAACTACTCGAACAAGAAGGTCGACGAGACCTGGAAGGCCGCCAACGGCGAGCTGGACTACCAGAAGCGCATCAAGATGATGAACGACATCGACAAGCTGATGCGCGACGACCTGCACAGCGTGCCGCTGTTCCAGCTGCCCGACTTCGCCGCGGCGACCGCGGACATCGGCCCGATCGCCTACGTCGGCGTCAGCGGCGGTGTCACGTGGAACCTCTTCGCCTGGCAGAAGAAGAAGTGA